A window from Enterococcus mediterraneensis encodes these proteins:
- a CDS encoding carbohydrate ABC transporter permease: protein MTKKKVYNVKVRSFNPTANLIFNILIALFALSCVLPFFFVIIISLTSENSLALNGYRFWPAEFSKAAYEYVFQGAMSGRILRALGVTVFITVLGTVVNSSMTSLYAYAISRSNFPFRRFFTVFALITMLFTPGMVANYLVMTNMLHLKDTIWALILPLALGPFNILVMRTFFKKTVPDSIIESARMDGASEMKIFLKIVLPLAVPGIATISLFAALGYWNDWFNALLYIQNENLVPLQFLLMKIQNNLEFLSRSTGMAAEVSGGLASLPSESARMAIVVLSTLPIALTYPFFQRYFVGGLTIGGVKE, encoded by the coding sequence GTAAAGGTTCGCTCCTTCAATCCAACAGCTAACTTGATTTTTAATATTCTTATCGCACTTTTTGCACTTTCTTGTGTGTTGCCGTTCTTTTTCGTTATCATCATTTCCTTGACGAGTGAAAATTCGCTGGCGTTAAATGGCTATCGTTTCTGGCCAGCAGAGTTTTCAAAAGCGGCATATGAATACGTCTTTCAAGGAGCGATGAGCGGCAGAATTCTTCGGGCATTGGGAGTTACCGTATTTATTACAGTATTAGGAACGGTAGTGAATTCGTCAATGACTTCATTGTATGCCTATGCGATTTCTCGTTCGAACTTTCCGTTTCGCCGGTTCTTCACGGTCTTTGCTTTGATCACGATGCTGTTTACACCAGGGATGGTGGCAAATTATTTGGTAATGACGAATATGCTGCATTTGAAAGATACGATCTGGGCACTGATCTTGCCATTGGCATTAGGACCTTTCAATATTTTGGTAATGCGGACTTTCTTTAAAAAGACTGTACCAGACAGTATCATCGAATCCGCACGTATGGATGGCGCTTCAGAAATGAAGATTTTCCTTAAAATCGTTTTACCATTAGCAGTTCCAGGAATTGCCACGATCAGTTTGTTTGCGGCACTAGGCTATTGGAACGATTGGTTCAATGCATTGCTTTATATTCAAAATGAAAATTTAGTACCTCTACAATTTTTATTGATGAAGATCCAAAACAATTTGGAATTTTTATCTCGCAGTACCGGAATGGCGGCAGAGGTCTCCGGTGGACTGGCCTCGTTGCCTAGTGAATCGGCCAGAATGGCTATCGTTGTGTTATCAACATTACCGATCGCTTTGACTTATCCATTTTTCCAACGTTATTTTGTGGGTGGGTTGACTATCGGCGGTGTCAAAGAATAA